In Syntrophomonas wolfei subsp. wolfei str. Goettingen G311, a single window of DNA contains:
- a CDS encoding S1 RNA-binding domain-containing protein has product MPTEQTNIVPGSIMEGKVQGITKFGAFIELPGGVVGLVHISEIADTYVKDVKDFIKEGESVKVKVLNVAGKKIGLSIKQVSPPPKSEPKAFERNYRSSRVAGNRYSNSSVGKDNTATPISLDDKIAKFLKESDERMQPLKNKMEPRKRNRFN; this is encoded by the coding sequence ATGCCTACTGAACAAACTAATATTGTACCTGGCAGCATAATGGAAGGAAAGGTGCAGGGAATCACCAAGTTTGGAGCATTTATTGAACTTCCAGGAGGTGTGGTTGGGCTGGTTCACATCTCCGAGATAGCCGACACCTATGTAAAAGATGTTAAGGATTTTATCAAAGAAGGCGAAAGTGTCAAGGTTAAGGTACTTAATGTTGCGGGGAAAAAGATTGGGCTTTCGATAAAGCAGGTATCCCCTCCCCCGAAAAGTGAACCCAAAGCTTTCGAGAGGAATTACCGGAGCAGCCGTGTTGCAGGCAACCGCTATAGTAATAGCTCTGTAGGTAAAGACAACACTGCTACCCCGATAAGTCTGGATGACAAGATTGCCAAGTTTCTTAAAGAAAGTGATGAGAGAATGCAGCCACTTAAGAATAAAATGGAACCCAGGAAGCGTAACCGCTTTAATTAA
- a CDS encoding Ppx/GppA family phosphatase, with product MELKLHLKQVLFDEKELDLLRCAAIDIGTNSCRLLIADISPEGLRSLHRETRTTRVGEGLKNAIHIQEDVIERNIYCLEAFKNIVEEMAVECYRVVATSALREAENQEEFLRSAWKKTAMQIQVISSEEEARLSYLGVSRGLPYLESPLVADLGGGSLELILEGAEPIFLSLPLGAVRAMEQNLKITEINAVMSPLAFHKNDLAPHPLVMVGGTATTLVAIKHSLLQYDPSLVHGQLLKREEIADIYNMLERMPLNLRRRLPGLQPERADIIPWGTRIVLLLMDILEKGEITVSESDLLEGVIWSLA from the coding sequence GTGGAGTTAAAACTCCACCTGAAGCAAGTCTTATTTGATGAAAAGGAGTTAGACTTATTGCGTTGTGCGGCTATAGATATTGGAACCAATTCCTGCCGTTTACTGATAGCTGATATCAGCCCGGAAGGATTGCGGTCACTTCATCGTGAAACCAGGACTACCCGGGTAGGGGAAGGCCTCAAAAACGCTATTCATATCCAAGAGGATGTTATAGAACGGAACATATATTGTTTGGAGGCTTTCAAAAATATCGTTGAAGAAATGGCAGTAGAATGTTACCGGGTGGTAGCCACCAGTGCCTTGCGCGAAGCGGAAAACCAGGAAGAATTTCTGCGGAGCGCCTGGAAAAAAACCGCGATGCAGATTCAGGTAATAAGTAGCGAGGAAGAAGCTCGGCTGAGCTACCTGGGGGTAAGCCGGGGATTACCCTATTTGGAGTCACCATTGGTAGCGGATTTGGGTGGGGGAAGCCTGGAATTGATTCTAGAAGGAGCAGAACCTATCTTCTTATCCCTTCCTCTAGGAGCAGTAAGGGCTATGGAGCAGAACCTGAAAATAACTGAAATAAACGCCGTGATGTCCCCCCTGGCCTTTCATAAAAACGACCTTGCTCCCCATCCGCTGGTTATGGTTGGGGGAACTGCAACCACTCTGGTAGCTATTAAACACTCCCTGTTGCAATACGATCCCAGTCTGGTTCACGGGCAGCTTTTAAAGCGAGAGGAAATTGCGGATATCTATAACATGCTGGAAAGAATGCCCCTGAATCTTCGCCGGCGTTTGCCGGGTTTGCAGCCGGAACGAGCCGATATTATTCCCTGGGGAACCCGGATAGTCTTGCTATTAATGGATATATTAGAAAAAGGAGAAATCACTGTTAGCGAAAGTGACCTGCTGGAAGGGGTTATTTGGAGCTTGGCATAA
- a CDS encoding formate/nitrite transporter family protein has protein sequence MNFLTPAEIAVATANAGKAKCELPIIKMFVLGILAGVYIGFGANLATKIGSMAASDTSGGQFLFGAVFSVGLMLVVIAGSELFTGNCMFCCISSLNGQSSWGGLLYNWVVVFLANFVGSVLLVYIIFYGGFWGDGAVATAISAHGIKALGIAKAKLSLTWGQAFFRAIGCNWLVCLAVWVALASKEIIGKIFGIFFPIMAFVSSGFEHSVANMFFIPMGITIAQNNPELVAAATKVGADGTAVSVFNMTADQVTAFFTYGNFITANLIPVTLGNIVGGSIFVAMFYWFIYLKK, from the coding sequence ATGAATTTTCTGACTCCTGCCGAAATTGCAGTGGCTACAGCTAATGCTGGAAAAGCAAAATGTGAATTACCAATTATTAAAATGTTTGTTTTGGGAATCCTGGCCGGCGTATATATTGGATTTGGAGCTAACCTGGCTACCAAGATAGGCTCGATGGCAGCCTCAGATACCTCGGGCGGACAGTTCCTATTTGGAGCAGTCTTCTCCGTAGGCCTGATGTTGGTTGTTATTGCTGGTTCCGAATTATTTACCGGTAACTGTATGTTCTGTTGTATTTCCTCTTTGAATGGACAATCCTCCTGGGGCGGACTGCTCTACAACTGGGTGGTTGTTTTTCTGGCCAACTTTGTAGGTTCAGTATTGCTAGTATACATCATTTTTTATGGTGGATTCTGGGGTGATGGTGCTGTTGCCACCGCAATCAGTGCCCATGGAATAAAGGCCCTGGGCATTGCCAAAGCTAAATTGTCGTTAACCTGGGGGCAAGCATTTTTCCGGGCCATTGGTTGTAACTGGTTGGTTTGCCTGGCCGTATGGGTGGCCCTTGCTTCCAAGGAAATTATCGGGAAGATCTTCGGTATCTTCTTCCCCATTATGGCTTTCGTATCCAGTGGATTTGAGCATAGTGTTGCCAACATGTTCTTTATTCCCATGGGAATTACCATTGCTCAGAACAACCCCGAACTGGTAGCAGCTGCCACCAAGGTAGGGGCTGATGGAACGGCAGTTTCAGTTTTTAATATGACTGCGGATCAGGTAACTGCTTTCTTCACCTATGGCAATTTTATCACTGCCAATCTGATTCCGGTAACATTGGGGAACATCGTAGGTGGCTCTATATTTGTAGCTATGTTCTACTGGTTTATTTATTTGAAAAAATAG
- the spoIIE gene encoding stage II sporulation protein E, whose translation MLGKTEIYPYQRVAEKAGNRPRGKKHEWMQNFKERSGRGQAYLRDFIRKEGSTVLHSLLNLENLLLAVGALILSRAFVLGDLLPFVYAYLAVFGRNEKGRAFLLLAFASLGLASVLHGFALGSSIISLVILLAVLNRLKISPERAWWMLPLVSISVLFVCKSLFLLGGEFTLYAEMVVVFEAVIAGVLGFVFMVAHEAIAQRKALASLNFEEFAAFLVLGIGLVMGLNNIEIAGLSVSSIICRLGIMLAALLWGSGGGTIVGVMTGIIPSISSSIFAQSLGMYAVSGLLAGLFRNLGRLGIVLGFMLGTMALSMFIPETQATVLGIWETAIASLLFFLLPESLQDKMPLQALGPLSSRLREQGEIIDKQLEESTRTRIQNLAAVFEELSSSFSGEMEVKRKNNQVAYLNYLYEQVSQNFCEKCSRYDICWGRDSYHSSQQILELFSIVEKAELSYEKAPRDFKRRCLYAREMISTINYLFDRLLLNEYWSDKLCESRELVATQLKGVSQLIKNLAQEIDVKAEFDLELREQLLRESKQQGLKIKEMTPLRSNGQLLLNVVADPCREGEFCQNIIAPAFSNILGERMEVCEKTCPRFRAWGQCKFTMSRACSYKINSGVVQVGKEAVCGDSFTIASLKEGKELIALSDGMGVGEKACGDSQATVRLLENLLESGFQRDVALNTINTVLLLRSAQESFATLDMIMVDLYSGDADFIKVGSAPSYIKRDKKVGMISAHSLPIGILENVDVVSERHSLCPRDILVMVSDGVLEVSRQFNETWIIDFLSQVDESDPQLLAEMIMNKALGMCKGKPADDMTVICLRVELQ comes from the coding sequence ATGCTGGGGAAAACGGAGATTTATCCTTATCAGAGAGTGGCTGAGAAAGCAGGCAATAGACCCCGGGGCAAAAAGCATGAGTGGATGCAGAATTTTAAAGAAAGATCAGGAAGGGGACAAGCTTATTTAAGAGATTTTATAAGAAAAGAAGGTTCCACTGTTCTTCACTCGCTGCTAAACCTGGAAAACCTGCTCTTGGCGGTGGGAGCGTTGATTTTGTCCCGGGCTTTCGTTCTGGGCGATTTGCTCCCCTTTGTTTACGCCTATCTGGCTGTTTTCGGCAGAAATGAGAAAGGCCGGGCCTTTCTATTGTTGGCATTTGCCAGCCTGGGTTTGGCCAGTGTATTGCATGGTTTTGCTTTAGGCAGCAGTATAATTAGTTTAGTTATATTGCTGGCAGTGCTAAACCGGCTGAAAATATCGCCGGAAAGAGCCTGGTGGATGCTGCCTCTAGTCAGCATTTCTGTGCTATTTGTATGCAAGAGCCTTTTTCTCCTGGGGGGAGAATTTACCTTATATGCTGAAATGGTAGTGGTTTTTGAAGCGGTGATAGCCGGCGTTCTTGGCTTCGTTTTTATGGTTGCCCATGAAGCCATAGCCCAGAGGAAAGCTCTAGCCAGTTTGAATTTTGAGGAGTTTGCCGCCTTTTTAGTTCTGGGCATAGGCCTGGTCATGGGTTTAAATAATATTGAGATAGCGGGCTTAAGTGTCAGCAGCATAATCTGCCGACTGGGAATAATGCTGGCAGCTCTATTGTGGGGCAGTGGCGGGGGAACCATAGTAGGAGTAATGACGGGAATCATTCCTTCTATTTCTTCTAGCATTTTTGCCCAGAGCCTGGGTATGTATGCTGTTTCCGGTCTTCTTGCCGGGCTGTTTAGAAATCTGGGCCGCCTGGGCATTGTTTTGGGCTTCATGCTGGGAACTATGGCTCTGTCCATGTTTATACCGGAAACTCAGGCCACCGTTCTGGGGATATGGGAAACAGCCATAGCTAGCCTCTTATTTTTCCTCCTGCCGGAGTCATTGCAGGATAAAATGCCCCTGCAAGCCCTGGGGCCCTTGAGCAGTCGCCTCAGGGAGCAAGGTGAAATAATTGACAAGCAGCTGGAGGAAAGTACTCGCACCCGCATCCAAAACCTGGCAGCAGTTTTTGAAGAGCTGAGCAGCAGTTTTAGCGGGGAAATGGAAGTGAAAAGAAAAAACAACCAGGTAGCCTATCTTAATTACCTTTATGAACAGGTTTCGCAAAACTTTTGTGAGAAATGCTCGCGCTATGATATCTGCTGGGGCCGGGATTCTTACCATAGCTCCCAGCAGATTTTGGAACTATTCTCTATTGTGGAAAAAGCTGAGCTCAGCTATGAAAAAGCCCCCCGCGATTTTAAACGGCGTTGCCTTTATGCCCGGGAAATGATAAGCACTATAAACTACCTCTTTGATCGCCTGCTCTTGAACGAGTACTGGTCTGACAAACTTTGCGAATCCCGGGAATTGGTGGCTACCCAGCTCAAAGGGGTCAGCCAGCTGATTAAAAACCTGGCTCAGGAAATTGATGTAAAAGCTGAATTTGACCTGGAGCTCAGAGAACAGTTATTGAGAGAAAGCAAACAACAAGGTCTTAAAATAAAAGAAATGACTCCTCTGCGCAGTAACGGGCAATTATTGCTGAATGTAGTGGCCGATCCTTGTCGCGAAGGGGAATTTTGCCAAAATATTATTGCTCCCGCTTTCTCCAACATCCTGGGAGAAAGGATGGAGGTTTGTGAAAAAACCTGTCCCCGTTTCCGGGCCTGGGGACAGTGCAAATTTACCATGAGCCGAGCTTGCAGCTACAAGATAAACAGCGGGGTGGTGCAAGTGGGTAAGGAAGCGGTTTGCGGTGATAGCTTTACCATAGCCAGTCTTAAAGAAGGCAAAGAATTAATAGCCCTCAGTGATGGAATGGGGGTGGGGGAGAAAGCCTGCGGTGATAGCCAGGCTACAGTAAGACTGCTGGAAAATCTTTTGGAAAGCGGCTTCCAGCGCGATGTAGCGCTAAACACTATAAATACTGTATTGCTCCTTCGTTCAGCCCAGGAGAGCTTTGCCACCCTGGATATGATCATGGTTGATCTCTATAGCGGGGATGCCGATTTCATCAAAGTGGGCAGTGCGCCCTCCTATATAAAAAGAGATAAAAAGGTGGGGATGATAAGCGCCCACTCCCTGCCCATAGGAATATTGGAGAATGTAGATGTAGTAAGCGAAAGACACAGCCTCTGCCCCCGGGATATTCTGGTCATGGTAAGTGACGGAGTTCTGGAGGTGTCTCGGCAGTTTAATGAAACCTGGATAATAGACTTTTTAAGCCAGGTGGACGAAAGCGACCCACAACTCTTGGCAGAAATGATTATGAATAAAGCCCTGGGCATGTGCAAAGGAAAACCCGCCGATGATATGACTGTAATCTGTCTTCGCGTAGAATTGCAGTGA
- the tilS gene encoding tRNA lysidine(34) synthetase TilS, with the protein MLRKVREYIWEEKLLEPGKKVLLGVSGGPDSMALLHIMHKLTTEMDLGLAVLHLNHGLRPEAAAEEEFVREHCRNWGIDFYSRQADIRALALQEKKTLEEAGRDCRYRYFFEQLEELQADYIATAHHQDDQAETVLLHLLRGSGLKGLRGIMPRKGQLLRPLLALSKAEIIHYLDENQIPYCLDQSNNDLKFLRNRIRCELIPYLQKAYNPRIMESLNQLAGIARDENDYLEKQLHFSWDKLLLWQEPGVIVLDKKALGEEHPALQKRLILEALARLRGESGWELKDVQRILRLLDQSGSSKYIQLKQGLRVSSVYQELHFTNRPLREGSFCYPISVPGRLSIPETGESYIIELGQPVTFQPGLSSCLDYDKLKQPLVLRSRQPGDRFQPSGMKGSKKVKDYFIDIKLPLEQRDRVPLLTSGETVYAIVGYRVSRLAEVDAESCRILIIRKENT; encoded by the coding sequence ATGCTGCGCAAAGTTAGAGAATATATCTGGGAAGAAAAGCTGCTGGAGCCCGGGAAAAAGGTTTTGCTGGGTGTTTCCGGTGGACCGGATTCCATGGCTCTGCTTCATATTATGCATAAATTAACAACGGAAATGGATTTAGGCCTGGCAGTCCTTCATCTCAATCATGGATTGCGACCGGAAGCCGCTGCGGAAGAGGAGTTTGTCCGCGAGCACTGTCGTAATTGGGGAATAGATTTCTATTCCCGGCAAGCCGATATCCGGGCCCTGGCCCTTCAGGAGAAAAAGACCCTGGAAGAAGCCGGGCGGGATTGCCGTTACCGGTATTTTTTTGAGCAATTGGAGGAACTCCAGGCTGATTATATTGCCACTGCCCATCACCAGGATGACCAGGCGGAAACCGTCCTGCTGCACCTACTCCGGGGAAGCGGGCTTAAAGGGCTGCGTGGAATTATGCCCCGGAAAGGCCAACTGCTTCGCCCCCTATTAGCCTTGTCCAAGGCCGAAATTATTCATTACCTGGATGAAAACCAAATCCCCTATTGCCTGGATCAGAGTAATAATGATTTGAAATTTTTGCGTAATCGTATTCGCTGTGAACTCATACCCTACCTGCAAAAGGCCTACAACCCCCGCATTATGGAAAGCCTGAACCAACTGGCCGGGATTGCCCGCGATGAGAATGATTATTTGGAAAAACAGCTTCATTTCTCCTGGGATAAGCTGTTACTCTGGCAGGAACCCGGTGTAATAGTTTTGGACAAGAAAGCCCTGGGTGAGGAGCACCCGGCTCTGCAAAAACGGCTTATTCTAGAAGCTTTGGCTCGTCTCCGAGGTGAAAGCGGTTGGGAGCTCAAGGATGTACAAAGAATACTCCGCTTACTTGACCAAAGCGGTTCCTCCAAATATATTCAGCTAAAACAAGGCCTTCGGGTCAGCAGCGTTTACCAGGAATTGCACTTCACGAACCGGCCCTTGCGAGAAGGAAGTTTTTGCTATCCGATTTCCGTCCCGGGAAGGCTTAGTATTCCCGAAACCGGAGAAAGCTATATTATAGAGCTGGGCCAGCCGGTAACTTTTCAACCGGGCTTATCTTCTTGCCTGGATTATGATAAACTTAAACAGCCTTTGGTCTTACGCTCGCGCCAGCCCGGAGACCGTTTTCAGCCTTCGGGAATGAAGGGCAGCAAGAAAGTAAAAGATTATTTTATAGATATCAAGCTGCCCCTAGAGCAAAGAGACCGGGTTCCCTTGTTGACTTCAGGGGAAACTGTATATGCCATAGTTGGTTATCGAGTATCCCGCCTGGCTGAAGTAGATGCAGAGAGCTGTAGAATACTGATAATTAGAAAGGAAAACACATGA
- the ftsH gene encoding ATP-dependent zinc metalloprotease FtsH → MDRALKNIALYILIVLLALFAMKMVSRSDIEIKELSEPQFYQMVEQGQVKAVRVEVAELVYNLSGELKNNSKFTATVSKESDIIKLLREKKVDYTTQPVPPPSIWMTLLTTLFPIIILVVFLLFIMNQTQGGGGRVMQFGKSKARLMSGEDVKVSFKDVAGAEEAKEEMQEVVEFLKNPQKFIQIGAKIPRGVLLYGAPGTGKTLMAKAVAGEAGVPFFSISGSDFVEMFVGVGAARVRDLFEQAKKNAPCIVFIDEIDAVGRQRGAGLGGGHDEREQTLNQLLVEMDGFSTGEAIIVMASTNRPDILDPALLRPGRFDRHILIDKPDVKGREAILGVHVQNKPLDDNINMEILAKRTPGFTGADLANMVNEAALLTARRNKNKIGMEELEESIERVLAGPEKKSRVISEKEKRLVAYHEGGHALVSYFLPHTDKLHKISIIPRGRAGGYTLLLPEEDRNYITKSYLLDEVTTLLGGRVAEALVLNDISTGAQNDLERASGIVRKMITEFGMSEELGPLTFGHKSEEVFLGRDISRDRNYSDAIAYAIDKEASHYMESSYKKAEKILQENMDKLHQVAARLIEQETMEGEEFEEIMSQA, encoded by the coding sequence TTGGATAGAGCTCTAAAAAACATCGCACTATATATTCTTATAGTACTCCTGGCTCTCTTTGCCATGAAAATGGTAAGCCGCTCGGATATAGAAATCAAGGAACTCAGCGAGCCGCAATTCTACCAGATGGTGGAACAGGGTCAGGTGAAGGCGGTTCGTGTAGAAGTAGCCGAGTTGGTTTATAACCTTAGCGGAGAGTTAAAAAATAACAGCAAATTTACTGCCACGGTTTCCAAGGAATCTGACATTATCAAGTTATTGCGGGAAAAGAAGGTAGATTACACTACCCAACCCGTGCCGCCCCCTTCCATATGGATGACCTTGCTTACTACGCTATTTCCCATAATTATTCTGGTGGTCTTCCTGCTCTTCATTATGAACCAGACCCAGGGTGGCGGAGGCCGGGTTATGCAATTCGGCAAAAGCAAAGCCCGCTTGATGAGCGGAGAGGATGTAAAAGTATCCTTTAAGGATGTGGCCGGAGCGGAAGAGGCCAAAGAGGAAATGCAGGAAGTAGTAGAATTCCTGAAAAACCCGCAGAAATTTATTCAAATCGGAGCCAAGATTCCCCGTGGGGTTCTGCTTTACGGCGCTCCCGGAACGGGGAAAACCCTGATGGCCAAGGCCGTGGCCGGCGAAGCCGGAGTACCTTTCTTCTCCATCAGCGGTTCCGACTTTGTGGAGATGTTTGTTGGCGTAGGTGCAGCCCGAGTCCGCGACCTCTTCGAACAGGCTAAGAAAAACGCCCCCTGTATAGTCTTCATTGATGAAATTGATGCCGTTGGACGCCAGCGGGGAGCTGGTCTGGGCGGTGGACATGATGAAAGAGAACAGACCTTGAACCAATTGCTGGTGGAGATGGATGGATTCAGTACCGGTGAAGCCATTATTGTCATGGCTTCCACCAATCGCCCGGACATACTGGACCCGGCGCTCTTGCGGCCAGGAAGATTTGACCGGCATATATTGATAGATAAACCTGATGTTAAAGGCAGAGAAGCCATACTAGGGGTTCATGTCCAGAATAAACCCCTGGATGATAACATTAACATGGAAATATTAGCCAAGCGCACTCCCGGTTTTACCGGAGCTGACCTGGCCAATATGGTCAATGAGGCCGCCTTGCTCACCGCTCGCCGCAACAAGAATAAAATCGGTATGGAAGAACTGGAGGAATCCATCGAAAGAGTACTGGCCGGCCCGGAAAAGAAAAGCCGGGTTATCTCCGAAAAAGAAAAACGACTGGTGGCTTATCATGAAGGCGGGCATGCGCTAGTAAGTTATTTCCTGCCTCATACGGACAAATTGCATAAAATCTCGATTATTCCGCGGGGGCGGGCCGGGGGATATACCCTCTTGCTGCCGGAAGAAGACCGCAATTACATCACCAAATCCTACCTGTTGGACGAGGTTACCACCCTCCTGGGCGGGCGGGTGGCCGAAGCTCTGGTACTAAATGACATCAGCACCGGAGCCCAGAATGACCTGGAAAGGGCCAGCGGTATAGTACGCAAGATGATAACCGAATTCGGCATGTCGGAAGAATTAGGGCCGCTTACCTTCGGTCATAAAAGTGAAGAAGTCTTCTTGGGACGGGATATTTCCCGGGATCGCAACTATTCTGACGCCATTGCCTATGCTATAGATAAAGAAGCCAGCCACTATATGGAAAGCAGTTACAAGAAGGCCGAAAAAATACTGCAGGAAAATATGGATAAACTGCACCAGGTAGCTGCCCGCTTGATAGAACAGGAAACCATGGAAGGCGAAGAATTCGAAGAAATAATGAGCCAGGCCTGA
- a CDS encoding HD domain-containing protein, which translates to MKRVELLINDEFYTEYMRRNHEEELEPKFCQHDFQHHLNVARIAYILILEQNLLAYFVKESGLSGKLAGKEVIYAAGLLHDIGKWQEYRTGIDHASFGSRLAREILPRAHFNPLEIDLISRAVYEHRNIRQDMSFLGERLHRADNLSRVCRNCEYNEQCPKFKNKELTISNFEY; encoded by the coding sequence TTGAAGAGAGTAGAACTACTGATAAATGACGAGTTTTATACCGAATATATGCGCCGCAATCACGAAGAAGAGCTTGAACCCAAATTTTGCCAGCACGATTTCCAGCACCACCTCAATGTTGCCCGGATAGCCTACATTTTAATACTGGAACAGAACCTTTTGGCTTATTTCGTTAAAGAAAGTGGTCTAAGTGGTAAGCTAGCGGGGAAAGAAGTGATATATGCCGCCGGTTTGTTGCATGATATCGGTAAATGGCAGGAATATAGAACCGGAATTGACCACGCCTCCTTCGGCTCCCGCCTGGCTCGGGAAATCCTGCCCCGCGCTCATTTCAATCCCCTGGAAATAGACTTGATCAGCCGGGCAGTTTATGAACATCGCAACATTAGGCAGGATATGAGCTTTCTAGGCGAGAGGCTGCACCGGGCCGACAACCTGTCCCGGGTCTGCCGCAACTGTGAATATAACGAACAATGCCCCAAGTTTAAAAATAAGGAGCTTACCATCAGTAATTTTGAATACTGA
- the folP gene encoding dihydropteroate synthase, whose amino-acid sequence MQQGHHAVLIHDRREAQRLLQEIAVDSAAFVYLLPKAVFRCIKLKEIPCIAANIIKQEMLAKGGEAAVKREALYLEGTTDILLLGTLKHYGLLLEKLKKQPFGLKKIAAEIQAILDNLQAGERTIALAHGKELPLGQRTLIMGILNITPDSFSDGGRYMETGQAVERAREMREEGADIIDIGGASSRPQSQMIDEAEELRRVLPVVKSLSREGFILSLDTFRAGVARACLDEGVHLINDIGRLQLDPGLLPVLAEKQAPVILMHNRMQLRDESGQVIDAEKVTQDLMHYQDLISDIIKELGQSIEMAQEAGLGRNKIIIDPGLGFGKNLAQNRLLIKRLEEFKSLGQPLLIGASRKTFIGQTLELEVGQRLEGSLAVVAMAIMNAADIVRVHDVRESKRVAMMTDAVIRENG is encoded by the coding sequence ATGCAGCAGGGGCACCATGCCGTATTAATACATGACCGCCGGGAAGCCCAGCGGCTTCTGCAGGAAATAGCGGTTGATTCCGCAGCCTTTGTCTATCTATTGCCGAAGGCTGTTTTTCGCTGTATTAAACTGAAAGAGATACCTTGTATAGCAGCCAATATCATCAAGCAGGAAATGCTGGCCAAAGGAGGCGAAGCCGCCGTAAAGCGAGAGGCGCTGTATTTGGAAGGGACTACTGATATATTGTTGCTGGGAACCCTAAAACATTACGGCCTGCTGCTGGAAAAGCTGAAGAAGCAGCCTTTTGGCTTGAAAAAGATTGCCGCCGAAATTCAAGCAATACTGGATAACCTGCAAGCAGGCGAGCGGACTATAGCGCTGGCTCATGGCAAAGAATTGCCTTTGGGCCAGCGAACTTTAATTATGGGGATACTTAATATTACCCCGGATTCCTTTTCCGACGGAGGCCGCTATATGGAAACCGGCCAGGCGGTGGAGCGAGCCCGGGAGATGCGAGAAGAAGGGGCCGATATTATTGACATCGGAGGAGCCTCCTCCCGTCCCCAGTCCCAAATGATAGACGAGGCGGAAGAACTGCGGCGCGTCCTGCCGGTAGTAAAAAGCCTCTCCCGCGAGGGTTTTATCCTTTCCCTGGATACCTTCCGGGCCGGGGTGGCCAGAGCCTGCCTCGATGAAGGCGTTCATTTAATAAATGATATCGGACGCTTGCAGCTTGACCCCGGTCTCTTGCCTGTCCTGGCAGAGAAGCAGGCCCCGGTGATACTGATGCACAACCGCATGCAGCTCCGGGATGAATCCGGACAGGTAATCGATGCCGAAAAAGTTACCCAGGACCTTATGCACTACCAGGATCTTATAAGTGATATTATAAAAGAACTGGGCCAGTCCATAGAAATGGCGCAGGAAGCCGGACTGGGCCGGAATAAAATAATAATTGACCCCGGACTGGGTTTTGGCAAAAACCTGGCCCAAAACCGCTTGCTGATAAAAAGGCTGGAGGAATTCAAAAGCCTGGGACAACCTCTATTGATAGGGGCTTCCCGGAAAACATTTATCGGCCAAACATTGGAGCTGGAAGTGGGGCAGCGCCTGGAGGGCAGCCTGGCGGTGGTAGCCATGGCCATAATGAATGCCGCGGATATAGTGCGGGTGCATGATGTCCGGGAGAGCAAGCGGGTAGCTATGATGACGGATGCGGTGATACGGGAAAATGGATAA
- the folB gene encoding dihydroneopterin aldolase, with product MDKKVDKIMAQGLEFKACHGVLAAEKESPQSFLVDLDLFLDLKAAAEQDDLALTIDYDKAFHLVKNIVEKQSYNLLETLAEKIARALLDSFAALQAVEVQVSKPDAPVKGNFNYFAVKIRREK from the coding sequence ATGGATAAGAAAGTGGATAAGATAATGGCCCAGGGTCTGGAGTTTAAAGCCTGCCACGGCGTACTGGCAGCGGAAAAAGAAAGCCCCCAGAGCTTTCTGGTGGACCTGGATCTATTTCTTGATTTAAAGGCGGCGGCTGAGCAGGATGATCTGGCTTTGACCATTGATTATGATAAAGCATTTCACCTGGTGAAAAATATTGTCGAAAAGCAATCATATAATCTTTTGGAAACCCTGGCCGAGAAGATTGCCCGTGCTTTACTGGATAGCTTTGCCGCTTTGCAGGCAGTTGAAGTACAAGTATCTAAACCTGATGCTCCGGTGAAAGGAAACTTTAATTATTTTGCTGTAAAAATTAGAAGAGAGAAATGA
- the folK gene encoding 2-amino-4-hydroxy-6-hydroxymethyldihydropteridine diphosphokinase — MKKRVYIGLGSNCGLKQENLAVARNKITELEGTRIVKSSSLYLTAPWGRTEQEDFINQVIEIKTALEPLALLQDLQEIEIKMGRQRQEKWGPRIIDLDILLFGDEVLDFPELKVPHPLMRQRLFVLVPLQEVNAELIFPDDGAKIKEVLISVLAREGNKKIKRV, encoded by the coding sequence ATGAAAAAAAGAGTTTACATAGGACTAGGCTCAAATTGCGGCCTTAAACAAGAGAATTTGGCGGTTGCCAGGAATAAGATTACTGAATTGGAAGGAACCAGAATTGTTAAGAGTTCCTCCCTTTATTTAACCGCTCCCTGGGGCCGTACCGAGCAGGAAGATTTTATAAATCAAGTAATAGAAATCAAAACGGCTTTGGAGCCGTTGGCCTTGTTGCAGGATTTGCAAGAAATTGAAATTAAAATGGGCCGCCAGCGTCAGGAAAAATGGGGCCCTCGGATAATAGACCTGGATATCCTTTTATTTGGAGATGAGGTGCTGGATTTTCCGGAATTGAAAGTCCCACACCCACTCATGCGGCAGCGTTTGTTTGTACTGGTTCCCTTGCAGGAAGTAAATGCAGAACTCATCTTTCCTGATGATGGAGCCAAAATCAAGGAGGTGTTGATTAGCGTTTTAGCCCGGGAAGGAAACAAGAAAATCAAGAGAGTATAA